Part of the Micromonospora tarapacensis genome is shown below.
GGAGTCCGAGCCGGGCCAGCGGTGCAGCCCCTTCGCCATCGACCGGGGCAGTCCGCAGTTGGTGACCAGCGCGCCGAACCCCGGTACGCAGACCTGGCCACCGTGGGTGTGGCCGGCCAGCAGCAGGCCGAAGCCGTCGGCGGCCATCTCGTCGAGCAGCGCCGGCTCGGGTGAGTGGGTGAGTGCGATGGAGAGGTCGGCCGCGGCCGAGATGGGCCCGGCGACCGAGGCGTAGTCGTCCCGTTCGACGTGCGGGTCGTCGACGCCGGCCATGTCGATCGCCCGGCCGCCGGCCTTCACCGTTGTCCGCCGGTTGTTGAGGTCGGCCCAGCCGGCCCCGGTGAGCACGTCCCGCAGCTCCTCGAAGGGCAGCTCGACCCCCTCGGTGTACTCCCGGTCGGGCAGGAAGTAGGTGAAGGGGTTCTTCCAGACGGGCCCGGTGTAGTCGTTGGAGCCGAAGACGAACGCGCCCGGGTAGTCGAGCAGGGGTTGCAGCGCCCGCAGCACGCCCGGCACCGCCCCGGGGTGCGCCATGTTGTCCCCGGTCACCACGACCAGATCGGGGTCGAGGGCGGCCAGTGAGGCGACCCACTGCTGCTTGCGTACCTGATTGGGGGTCATGTGCAGGTCCGACAGGTGCAGGACGCGCAGTGGCTCGGTGCCGGCCGGCAGCACCGGCACATCGAAGCGGCGGAGGGTGAACATGTTGCGCTCGACGAGCGACGCGTACGCCAGGGCGGCGGCACCCGTCGCGGCGGTAATCGTCGCGAGCCGGAATAGTGTGCGCTTTCGCATGCCGATCAGGGTAGTTTGACCGTCCATGAGCACGCTGAAGGACCGCCTCACCGCCGACATGCGCGCCGCCCTGAAGGCCCGCGACGAGTTGACCACCTCCACCCTGCGGATGGCCCTGGCCGCCGTCGGCAACGCCGAGGTCTCCGGCAAGGCCAAGCGCGAGCTCAGCGACGACGAGGTGCTGTCCGTGCTGACCAAGGAGGCCAAGAAGCGCCGGGAGGCCGCGGCCGCCTTCGCCGACGCGGGTCGTACCGAGCAGGCCGCGAAGGAGACCGCCGAGGGTGCGGTGCTGGACCGCTACCTGCCCAGACAGCTCTCCGACGCGGAGCTGACCGAGCTGGTCGCGGGGGCGCTCGCCGCGGGCGGCTTCACCGGCAAGGCTCAGATGGGCCCGGCGATGAAGGCGGCCCAGGCCGCGGTGGCCGGCCAGGCCGAGGGCGGTCGGGTGGCCGCCGAGGTACGCCGCCAACTCGGCCTCTGACGACTCCCCCCGGCGTCCCGACCGACAACTCGCCCGGCGCCCGGACATCGAAACGGGCGGGCACCCCGTTGAGGGATGCCCGCCCGTTCGTCTCGACTCGGCTGCCGATCAGCCGCCAGGGCGGTCGTCCGGCGGCCGGCCCGGGTTGCTGGGTGGACCGTTGCTGGGCCGGCCGTTGCCGCCGTCGTTGTCGTTGTCGTTGTTGCCACCACCGGAGCTGATCAGGATCGTCACGATCCCGCCCTTGATGGTGCGACCGCCGGGGCTGGTGCCGGCGGCGGTGCCCGCCGGGCATTCCGAGGTGATCCGGCTGCTGGAGACGATCGGCTGGAAGCCGGCGCCGGAGATGCGCGACTTCGCCCGCGCGATGTCGACACACCGGACGCCGGGGATGCTGCGCTGGTCGCCCTCGGAAATCTTCTTCCCCGGCGCGTCGAAGTTGATCCGCTTCTTGCCCTTCATGGCGTCGCGCAGCGTCTGCCAGACCGGCGGGTTGATGCCGTCCGCCTGATTGTGCTTCATCTTGACGTTGGTCTGCGGCCAGTCCGGGTCGGCCATGATGCCGGCCACCGCGTACTGCTTGGTCATCGCGACCAGGGCGGCGGTCTTCTCCGAGTCGGTGGTGCCCGACTTGCCGGCCACCGGGGCGTCGACGATGCCCTTGGTCTGTGCGGCGGTGCGGCTGCCGCCGCACTTGGTGGTGGAGGAGTTGTCTCCGACCGGGCAGCGGGCGACGTCGACGGCGGCCCGGGCGACCTCGGTGCTGACCCGCTTCTCGCAGCGCGGGTTGGCCACGTCCAGCTTGTTGCCGTCCAGGTCGCGGATCTGCTGCACCGGGATCGGTTCGCAGTACTTACCGTCGGCGGCGAGGGTGGCGTACGCGTTGGCCAGCTCCAGCGGGGTGGCCTGCGACACGCCCAGGGTGAACGCGCCCCACTGGTGCGCGGCCTCCTTGTCGTTGGCGAACTTCGCGTCCTCGCTCTGCCGGAACTGGATGCCGAGCCGCTTGGCCGCGTCGACCACGTTCTCCGCGCCGACCTGCTGTTGCAGCGGGACGAAGTAGGTGTTGATGGATGCGGAGAAGGCACTCCACATGTTCTGTACGCCGCCGGCCTTCTTGCCGGAGTTGGTCGGGCAGTAGAGGTTGGTGCCCGGGCAGGCCGCGTCGCTGCTGCTGTCGATGATGTACTCGGACTTGAAGGTCTGCGGCGCGTTGATGGTGTAGCTGAGCGGGATGCCCTTCTCCAGCGCGGCGACGATGGTGAAGATCTTGAAGGTCGAGCCGGCCTGGTAGCCGGTGATCCCGTCGCCACCGCTCAGCAGCGGGTTGACCGTGTTCGGGTAGTTGCCGAGCTTCCCCTTCTTGCGCTTGGCCGGGTCGCTGTGCGGCTTGTTCTTCGGGCTCTTCGGGTTGTCGAGCTTGAAGTTCCGGTTGACCGACAGCGCGCGGACCCGGCCGGTGCCGGGCTCGACCACGGCGACCATGGCGGCTTCCTTGGAGGTCTCCGGCTTGGCCCTGCGGACGGCCTTGTCGGCGCCGTCCTGCGCCTGCTTGTCCAGCGTGGTGATGATCGTGTAGCCGCCGCTCTTGAGCCGCCGCTCCCGGTCGTAGGAGGTCGAGCCGAACGTCTCCTGGGCCATCCACCAGCGGTAGAAGTAGTCGCAGAAGAAGCCCCAGGCGTTCTTGTTGGTGGCGACGCAGCCGTTCGGTGCCCGCTTGCCCTTGACCTTGAGCTCGGCGGCCTTGGCCGTGTCGGCCTGCTGCTGGGTGATCGCGCCGATCTTGGCCATGTTGTCGATCACGTAGTCGCGCCGGGCGATCGCCTGCGGGCGGCCGCTCTTGGTGGTCGGGTCGAACGCCGTCGGCGCCTTGACCAGGCCGGCCAGCATGGCAGCCTCTTCGATCTTCAGGTCCTTCGGGTGCTTGTTGAAGTAGACCTGGCTGGCGGCGTAGACGCCGTACGCGCCGTTGCCGAAGGCGGCGAGGTTGAGGTAGCTCTCCAGGATCTGATCCTTGCTGAGCTTCTTCTCGATCTGCAGCGCGTAGTTCATCTCGCGCAGCTTGCGGGCGCTGGTGTCCTCGGTCGCGGCGACCACGTCGGCCGGGTGGGTGGCCGAGTACGCGATGCCCATCCGGACGTACTGCATCGTCAGCGTCGAGGCGCCCTGCCGGTCGTTGCCCGCGGCGCTGTTGTTGACGAAGGCCCGGGCCACGCCGTTGAGGTCGACCCCGTTGTGCTTGTAGAAGTCGTGATCCTCGGCGGCGATGATCGCGTTGCGCATGTTCTCCGAGATGTCGGCGAATTCCACGTCCCGCCGGTTCTCGTCGTACATGGTGGCCAGCGGTGTCTTGCCGTCCGAGGCGAGCAGGTAACTGATCTGGGGCGCACGGGACACGGTCAGCTCGTTCGGCAGCGCACCGAAGGTCTCCGCGCCGGCCTTCGCGGCCAGGCCCGACATCGCCACCGCGGGGAAGGCCGCAGCGGCGACCACCACACCGGCCAACAGCCCACAGATGAGCAGCGATGCGGCGTTGGTCAGGACGTTGTGGTCACGTTTCCGCATCCAGGTCACCTCGACAGGGTACGCGAACAGGTAACGAGGGGCGCTGGGGCGTCTTTTCCCCATTTCCTGCGCGCGCCGTCCTCGTTGTGCTAGACGCGTGGCACCGGGTGTCCGGTTGCGTGGATCCGTGCCGAGTTTCCTCCTCGCGGAGGTGACCCGCAGCGTTTTCGCGGACTCCGGTGGGGTAAGCGGCCGGTCCCGAGCCCGAGAAGCCGGGAGTGTCCGGAATGATGGATTTGGCCGACAACGTTGCGTAATCGGGCGACTACAGAGCATGATGGAGGCGGCGACAGCGCCACATGTCGTCCGTGCCGCCTTGGGGGTAAGGCGTGCCGGACGACCGGGGGGATTGCCGGCTGGCCCGCGACGGCGTCGGTAGTACTGCAAGGGGGGACGTGTACAGATGGGCATGATCACTGACTGGCCGTCGTTGGCGGCGTGTCAGAACGGGGACCCGGACGCGTTGTTCGTACAGGGCGCCGAACAGAACGTGGCGAAGCGGAT
Proteins encoded:
- a CDS encoding metallophosphoesterase; amino-acid sequence: MRKRTLFRLATITAATGAAALAYASLVERNMFTLRRFDVPVLPAGTEPLRVLHLSDLHMTPNQVRKQQWVASLAALDPDLVVVTGDNMAHPGAVPGVLRALQPLLDYPGAFVFGSNDYTGPVWKNPFTYFLPDREYTEGVELPFEELRDVLTGAGWADLNNRRTTVKAGGRAIDMAGVDDPHVERDDYASVAGPISAAADLSIALTHSPEPALLDEMAADGFGLLLAGHTHGGQVCVPGFGALVTNCGLPRSMAKGLHRWPGSDSWLHVSAGLGTHPTAPVRFACAPEASLLTLIPS
- a CDS encoding GatB/YqeY domain-containing protein; amino-acid sequence: MSTLKDRLTADMRAALKARDELTTSTLRMALAAVGNAEVSGKAKRELSDDEVLSVLTKEAKKRREAAAAFADAGRTEQAAKETAEGAVLDRYLPRQLSDAELTELVAGALAAGGFTGKAQMGPAMKAAQAAVAGQAEGGRVAAEVRRQLGL
- a CDS encoding penicillin-binding protein, producing the protein MRKRDHNVLTNAASLLICGLLAGVVVAAAAFPAVAMSGLAAKAGAETFGALPNELTVSRAPQISYLLASDGKTPLATMYDENRRDVEFADISENMRNAIIAAEDHDFYKHNGVDLNGVARAFVNNSAAGNDRQGASTLTMQYVRMGIAYSATHPADVVAATEDTSARKLREMNYALQIEKKLSKDQILESYLNLAAFGNGAYGVYAASQVYFNKHPKDLKIEEAAMLAGLVKAPTAFDPTTKSGRPQAIARRDYVIDNMAKIGAITQQQADTAKAAELKVKGKRAPNGCVATNKNAWGFFCDYFYRWWMAQETFGSTSYDRERRLKSGGYTIITTLDKQAQDGADKAVRRAKPETSKEAAMVAVVEPGTGRVRALSVNRNFKLDNPKSPKNKPHSDPAKRKKGKLGNYPNTVNPLLSGGDGITGYQAGSTFKIFTIVAALEKGIPLSYTINAPQTFKSEYIIDSSSDAACPGTNLYCPTNSGKKAGGVQNMWSAFSASINTYFVPLQQQVGAENVVDAAKRLGIQFRQSEDAKFANDKEAAHQWGAFTLGVSQATPLELANAYATLAADGKYCEPIPVQQIRDLDGNKLDVANPRCEKRVSTEVARAAVDVARCPVGDNSSTTKCGGSRTAAQTKGIVDAPVAGKSGTTDSEKTAALVAMTKQYAVAGIMADPDWPQTNVKMKHNQADGINPPVWQTLRDAMKGKKRINFDAPGKKISEGDQRSIPGVRCVDIARAKSRISGAGFQPIVSSSRITSECPAGTAAGTSPGGRTIKGGIVTILISSGGGNNDNDNDGGNGRPSNGPPSNPGRPPDDRPGG